In Sphingomicrobium sediminis, the genomic window GTCCATGCCGGGCAGGATCTGGTCGAGATATTCGACCACGGTGACCTTGGCACCCAGGCGGCGCCACACGCTGCCCAGTTCAAGCCCGATTACACCGCCGCCGATAACGACCATATGTTCAGGCACCTTGGGCAGCTTTAGCGCGCCGGTCGAATCGACCACGATGCCCTTGTCGTTGTCGACCTCGACACCCGGGAGCGGCATGACGCTCGAGCCGGTGGCGATGACGATGTCCTTGGCGGTGACCGTCTTGCCATTCACTTCGACCGTGTTCGTGCCGGTGAAGCTGGCGTGACCCTTGAGCCAGTCGACCTTGTTCTTCTTGAACAGGAATTCGATGCCGCCAGTGAGGCCTTTCACGGCTTCGGCCTTCTCGCTCATCATCTGCGAAAGATCGAGGGTCGCGCCTTCGAGGTTGATACCGAACTTCTTGAGATGGCCTTCCTTCGCTTCCTCGTAGAGGTGCGACGCGTGAAGCAGCGCCTTGGACGGGATGCAGCCGACGTTGAGGCAGGTGCCGCCCAGCGTCTCGCGGCTCTCCGCGCACGCGGTCTTGAGGCCCAGCTGCGCAGCGCGGATTGCCGCCACATAACCGCCGGGTCCGGCGCCGATCACGAGGACGTCATAGTCGAAGTCAGCCATTGTCGATTTCTCACCTGAGGAAATTGGGTCGGTTCTTGGCTGCTCACATAGGGATTTTCCGCCGGGAAGCAACAGTGGCGAGGCGCGTCCGAAATCCGAACCCCGCTCTGGAACGACTTGTTAACTGCTTGAAGGCTATGACTTTTGTGAACGTTCTCAAGGTCAGAGAGAGGTTTAGGGCAAATGAGTGAGCGTCATTGGTTGATCATCGATACGAGCGCGAGCGAGGGCATCCGCTTTTCCAAGGTTGCGCCGTCGGACAGGCCGCAGCTGGGGCCGGTGCACACTGTCGCCACCGAAGGTCAGCCGACTTTCACCGATGTCCTCCAGACCTATGCTCGCCAGACGGGTGAGAGCCTCTCCAATCTCGAACCGCTTCTGTGCATTGCCGGTGCGGCATCGGGCGAAATGATCAGCCTGGTGCGCTCCAACTGGACGATTACCCGCGGCGGCCTGTCCAGCCTGTTCGGCTGCCGCGTGCGCGTCATCAACGACGTCGTCGCGCGCGCTTGGGGCGTACAGAGCGGCCTTGCGCGGGTGAACAGCCTGCGCGGCTCCAAACCGCAGCCCGACTTCAAGTCGCCGGGGCGCATGGCCATGCTGTTCGTCGGTGGCGGTGTCGGCGCAGCGATCGTCGATATCGACCGCGAGGGGTATCAGCGCGTTCTAGAGACTGAGTCGGGCCATATGGACTTCGCCGCGACGACTGAGCGCGAGTTGAAGGTCGCCGATGCGGTCAAATCGACCCACAGCCATGTCAGCTGGGAACAGATGCTCACGCTGACGCGCGATGACCCGGCCTGGAATGCCTGTCCCGAAATGCGCGATCTCGAACGCGACAAGGCGATGGGCGAAATGCTCGGCCGCTACATCACCAACCTCATCCATGCCCATGGCGCGTGGAATGGCGTGATGCTGACCGGCCCCCGCGTTGCCAGCATGACCGGCGGGGCGGCCAAGATCGCCTTCGACGGCGCTTTCACCCACCGCCGCCAGTTCCAGCGCCTGATGATGCAGACGCCGGTCTGGACGGTCGATCAGGCCGAATCCGTGCTCAATGGTGGCGCGGCGCTGATGGCCGTGCGCTCGAAAGAAGGTACGACGCGGCTGGCGGCCTAGAGGTCGATCAGCAGGCGCGTCGGATCTTCCAGCGCTTCCTTGATACGGACGAGGAAGGTCACCGCTTCGCGGCCGTCGATCAGGCGGTGGTCGTAGCTTAGCGCCAGATACATCATCGGCTTGATGACGACCTCGCCATTCACCGCGATCGGGCGTTCCTCGATGCGGTGCATGCCGAGCACGGCCGACTGCGGCGGGTTGATGATCGGGGTCGACAGGAGCGAACCGAACACGCCGCCATTGGAAATGGTGAAGGTGCCGCCGGCCATGTCTTCCATGCCGAGCGTGCCTTCCTTGGCGCGCTTGCCATAATCGGCGATCGACTGCTCGATCTCGGCAAAGCTCATCTGGTCCGCCGAGCGGATGACCGGGACGACGAGGCCCTTGGGCGCGGAGACCGCGACCGAGACGTCGAGATAGTCGTGATAGACGATCTCGTCGTCCTCGATGCGGGCATTGACCGCGGGCACGTCCTTGGCCGCCAGCGCGACGGCTTTGACGAAGAAGCTCATGAAGCCCAAGCGGATGCCATGCTTCTTGGCGAAGTGGTCCTTATATTTGGAGCGCGCTTCCATGACCGCGCTCATGTCCACATCGTTGAACGTGGTGAGGAGGGCGGCAGTGTCCTGCGCTTCCTTGAGGCGCTTGGCGATGGTCTGGCGCAGGCGCGTCATCTTGACGCGTTCCTCGCGGCGCTCGCCGGCGACCTTGATGCTGGTCGGGGCCGAGGCCTGACCACCCGATGCAGCCGCAGCCTTGGCGGCGGGTTCGGGCGCGGCGTCCTTGGCCTTGGCAGCGGCGAGCACGTCATCCTTGGTGATGCGGCCATCCTTTCCGGTGCCGGTGATCTTGGAAGGATCGACGCCATGTTCGAGGACCGCGCGGCGCACTGCGGGCGAGAGCGTGAGGTCGCTCGACAGTGCCTGCTCGTCGGCCTTGTCCTGGTCGATCACGTCGGAATTTTCGGTCGTGGCGTCGGGGCCACCATCCTTGGCTTCGTCGCCGGCCGGACGCGGTTCGTCCGCAACAGTCGCGGTGCCCTCGCCTGCACCCACCTTGGCGAGCAAAGCGCCGACTTCGACCGTGTCACCCACCGCCGCGACCTGCGCTTCGAGCACGCCCGCGACCGGGCTCGGCACGTCGACGCTGACCTTGTCGGTTTCCAGGCTTGCAATCGGCTCGTCCTGTTCGACGGGATCGCCAACCTGTTTCAGCCATTCGCCGACCGTCGCTTCGGTGATCGATTCGCCCAGCTGGGGGACCTTGACCTCGGTAGCCATGGGGTGAGTCTGTTCCTTCTAGTGGTTTGCGGGGTGCCTTAGAGCCCCAAGGCGTCTTCGATCAAGGCGGCCTGTTGCGCGGCATGGCGCTTGGCAAGCCCGGTGGCGGGTGAGGCCGCCGCGTCGCGGCCCGCATAGACGGGACGCATGCCGCTATGGCCAGCTTCGTCGAGGCAGCGTTCGAGCAGTTCGTGCGCGAGCAGCCAGCTGCCCTGGTTGCGCGGCTCTTCCTGGCACCAAGTGAGCTTTTCCAGGTTCGGCATGTCCGACAGGCGCTTGATCAGCGGCTCGATCGGGAAGGGATAAAGCTGCTCGATGCGGATGATCTGCGTGTCGTCGATGCCGGCCTCGTCGCGCTTGTCCATGAGGTCGTAGGCGACCTTGCCCGAACACAGCACGACCTTCTTGACCTTGTCGCTGGGGCAGCCGTCCGGATCCGAGAGGATGCGGAAGAAATGACCCTCGCCGACAAAATCGTCGCGCTTGGAGACCGCGCGCTTGTGGCGGAGCAGGCTCTTGGGCGTCATGATAACGAGCGGCTTGCGGAAATCGCGGCGCATCTGGCGGCGGAGCACGTGGAAATAGTTGGCCGGCGTCGTGATGTTGCAGACTTGCATATTGTCCTCGGCGCACAGCTGGAGGAAACGCTCGAGGCGCGCCGAACTATGCTCGGGGCCCTGCCCTTCGTAACCGTGCGGAAGCAGCAGGACGAGCCCGCTGGCGCGCAGCCATTTGGCTTCGCCCGACGCAATGAACTGGTCGATCATGATCTGCGCGCCGTTGGCGAAATCGCCGAACTGCGCTTCCCACAGCGTCATCGTCATCGGGTCGGCAATCGAATAGCCATATTCGAAGCCCATCACGCCATATTCCGACAGCGGTGAATCGCGCACTTCGAAGCGCGGGCCCGGCACCTTCATCTCGCGCAGCGGAATGAATTTCTCGCCGGTCTTCTGGTCGATCCAGGCGGCATGGCGCTGCGAGAAGGTCCCGCGGCCACTGTCCTGGCCCGACAGACGCACGCCATAGCCATCGAGCAGCAGGCTGCCGAAGGCCAACGCTTCGCCGGTCGCCCAGTCGATGCCCTCGCCTTCGCTCAGTGCCTTGTGCTTCGCCTTGAGGATGCGGGTCAGCGTCTTGTGGATGTCGAGATCTTCGGGGACGTGGGTCAGTACGTCGGTGAGCTTGTCGTACATCTCCGCGGGAATCGCGGTATCGGTGTTGCGGCGGCCCGAGACGCTCTCATCGGGCATTTGCAGCTTGGCCCAGCGCCCACCGAACCAGTCGGCGGTCGTCGGACGGAATTCCTCTGCAGCCTCGAATTCGTCTTCGAGATGGCGGGTGAAGTCGTCGACCTTGCCCTTAAGCCATTGCGAGCCGATCACGCCTTCGTCGACGAGGCGCTGCGAATAGACTTCGCTGATCGGGGGATGTGTCTTGATCTCGGCATACATCAGCGGCTGGGTGAAGCTCGGCTCGTCGCCCTCATTGTGGCCGAAGCGGCGGTAGCACCACATGTCGATGACCACGTCCCGGCCGAAGGTCTGGCGGAATTCGATCGCGACCTTGCAGGCCCACGTCACTGCCTCGGGATCATCGCCATTCACATGCAGGATTGGGGCCTGGATCGATTTGGCGATGTCGGAAGGATATGGCGAGGAGCGCGCGAACTGCGGACTGGTGGTGAAGCCGACCTGATTGTTGATGACGAAATGGATCGTCCCGCCCGTGCCATAGCCCGGCAGGCCGCTCATCATCAGGCATTCGGCGACCACACCCTGCCCTGCGAACGCGGCATCCCCGTGGAGCAGGATGGGAAGCACGGTCTTGCCATGCTTGTCGCCGCGGATCGTCATGACGGCGCGGCTCTTGCCGAGCACGACCGGATCGACTGCCTCGAGGTGCGAGGGATTGGGGACGAGGCTCAAATGGACCTCGTTGCCGTCGAAGCTGCGATCCGACGAGGTACCGAGATGGTATTTGACGTCACCCGACCCGCCGACATCCTCGGGATTGGAAGCGCCGCCGGCAAATTCGTGGAAAATGGCGCGGTAGGGCTTGCCCATCACGTTGGCGAGGACGTTCAGGCGGCCGCGGTGGGCCATGCCGATGGTCATCTCGGTCACCCCGAGCTGCCCGCCATATTTGATGATGGCTTCCAATGCCGGGATCATCGATTCCCCGCCATCGAGGCCGAACCGCTTCGTGCCGACATATTTGCGAGCGAGGAATTTCTCCCACTGCTCACCCTCGATCACCTTCTCGAGGATCGCCTGCTTGCCCTCGGGCGTGAAGTGGATTTCGGCATTCTTGCCCTCGACGCGCT contains:
- a CDS encoding 2-oxoglutarate dehydrogenase E1 component; the encoded protein is MDAISPDRKQGPSWEKANWPISELDDANLGLDPVESNYVEQAKAAAQASGVVDEAELIRVADNAIRAMMIIRTYRVRGHLAARLDPLGLSHHEFPKELTPEWHGFPDLDQEVWLGGALGFDRATIRTIVGILQANYCGTVGVEYMHINDLEERRFLQERVEGKNAEIHFTPEGKQAILEKVIEGEQWEKFLARKYVGTKRFGLDGGESMIPALEAIIKYGGQLGVTEMTIGMAHRGRLNVLANVMGKPYRAIFHEFAGGASNPEDVGGSGDVKYHLGTSSDRSFDGNEVHLSLVPNPSHLEAVDPVVLGKSRAVMTIRGDKHGKTVLPILLHGDAAFAGQGVVAECLMMSGLPGYGTGGTIHFVINNQVGFTTSPQFARSSPYPSDIAKSIQAPILHVNGDDPEAVTWACKVAIEFRQTFGRDVVIDMWCYRRFGHNEGDEPSFTQPLMYAEIKTHPPISEVYSQRLVDEGVIGSQWLKGKVDDFTRHLEDEFEAAEEFRPTTADWFGGRWAKLQMPDESVSGRRNTDTAIPAEMYDKLTDVLTHVPEDLDIHKTLTRILKAKHKALSEGEGIDWATGEALAFGSLLLDGYGVRLSGQDSGRGTFSQRHAAWIDQKTGEKFIPLREMKVPGPRFEVRDSPLSEYGVMGFEYGYSIADPMTMTLWEAQFGDFANGAQIMIDQFIASGEAKWLRASGLVLLLPHGYEGQGPEHSSARLERFLQLCAEDNMQVCNITTPANYFHVLRRQMRRDFRKPLVIMTPKSLLRHKRAVSKRDDFVGEGHFFRILSDPDGCPSDKVKKVVLCSGKVAYDLMDKRDEAGIDDTQIIRIEQLYPFPIEPLIKRLSDMPNLEKLTWCQEEPRNQGSWLLAHELLERCLDEAGHSGMRPVYAGRDAAASPATGLAKRHAAQQAALIEDALGL
- a CDS encoding glucokinase, whose translation is MSERHWLIIDTSASEGIRFSKVAPSDRPQLGPVHTVATEGQPTFTDVLQTYARQTGESLSNLEPLLCIAGAASGEMISLVRSNWTITRGGLSSLFGCRVRVINDVVARAWGVQSGLARVNSLRGSKPQPDFKSPGRMAMLFVGGGVGAAIVDIDREGYQRVLETESGHMDFAATTERELKVADAVKSTHSHVSWEQMLTLTRDDPAWNACPEMRDLERDKAMGEMLGRYITNLIHAHGAWNGVMLTGPRVASMTGGAAKIAFDGAFTHRRQFQRLMMQTPVWTVDQAESVLNGGAALMAVRSKEGTTRLAA
- the odhB gene encoding 2-oxoglutarate dehydrogenase complex dihydrolipoyllysine-residue succinyltransferase, yielding MATEVKVPQLGESITEATVGEWLKQVGDPVEQDEPIASLETDKVSVDVPSPVAGVLEAQVAAVGDTVEVGALLAKVGAGEGTATVADEPRPAGDEAKDGGPDATTENSDVIDQDKADEQALSSDLTLSPAVRRAVLEHGVDPSKITGTGKDGRITKDDVLAAAKAKDAAPEPAAKAAAASGGQASAPTSIKVAGERREERVKMTRLRQTIAKRLKEAQDTAALLTTFNDVDMSAVMEARSKYKDHFAKKHGIRLGFMSFFVKAVALAAKDVPAVNARIEDDEIVYHDYLDVSVAVSAPKGLVVPVIRSADQMSFAEIEQSIADYGKRAKEGTLGMEDMAGGTFTISNGGVFGSLLSTPIINPPQSAVLGMHRIEERPIAVNGEVVIKPMMYLALSYDHRLIDGREAVTFLVRIKEALEDPTRLLIDL